From Gadus morhua chromosome 14, gadMor3.0, whole genome shotgun sequence:
ATTGAGTCAATTCCATTACTTCCATGATAATTTTctggttttgttttatgttacaAGATAATAATACAAGAACAATCTTAATTGATAAGCCTTGGAGGTTAGAGAGATGTGCAAGGGAGAGGCAAAACTATATTTTTGAAGACCTTGTGTATATGACTAGCCAACTAGAGCCAGGGCTTTGGCATTTACAAAGAAATCGTGTTGGTGGTACGCATCTTATCATTGACCAGGGGTATATTTTTAAGAACCTATAACATTTACATCATGTATTCAGTATGATGTATCTGCTACTTGATCtattcttaaacacacacaatccattCCAGATAATATCTTTGAGGGTTAATATACAACAGGAATGATTTGAGACGGCTGTGAACttttatagatttttttatGGGCCATTGGAGAGGTTAAACAAAGAGATCAATTTGGAGGTGAAAATATAGTTCCTCATAAATAAACAATATGCTACAAACTATTTTTTTGTTCTCTCCTCTGCTTGTCTGAAGATGACGGAGGACAAGTAGATCAGTGTTACTCCGTGACGATAAGGCTCACAACAGCTTCTTTTTTGCAATAAGAAGAGGTGCATGTATTGGATGTGTATTTAACATTTTACAAGAAAAATGCCAATAAAGTAGAAATGCCATGTATCGTGATTGAGATGAAAGCAGATTCCACTTACAGTGCAAGATAGCCATTGAAGATGCCAAATAGTTACATCATTGTAACTTCAAGGTCTATTGAGACAGATTAATTATacctacatatatatttatatcgtTTTTTCTGTGCATTTAAAACCAATTTCATCCTCACACGCTGTACTGAGGTGATTTAATAAGTCATTAGAAATACACTTTTAAAAATCACAACAATTGTCAGATATGTACAGTAGCAGAATTAACACATGAGTAAAAATGGATATGGCACAACATACTCAAATCTTAAGATAATCTCTTTTGCCTGATAagatactatatatatatatatatatatatatatatatatatatatatatatatatatatatatatatatatatataaatatatacacacacatgtatatatatatatatatatatatatatacacatacatatgaataTACAATCTCAGGCAGTACAATGACACAACAAGGCGAGAGCAGTCCTTTAGATTACAAAACATTAATTTGTTACGTGATTAGGAAGGCAATGTTTAGTGTTGGGACTCTCTTATTGTGACGTGAGGGGGTTGCTCAGGAAGGTAGCGTGGTGTTTCAATTTGGCATTGTCAGTTTGTGTACGGTCAGGCAGGGGAAGCAGTTCTCTGCTAAAAGCGCGGCTGGCGAAGTCGTCTGAAGTCATGCTGAAGTCCTCCTGGGAGGATGTTGTCAGGCAGAGGGCGTGGCTGTTTCAAACAGGCTGCAGGGGTAATATAATGATAAGGCCTACTCAGACAATCACACAATGGCAGCCACTCTTGTCTTTTTCTTTCCTCGTGGGTTCCGGCGAAGGTGGACATTCCTGCTCCTGGAATTTCCTGGGAGGTGTGAtggaataaaaaagaaaaatcactcCACAGAAATCAGGACTCAGTCTTTTGAGCCATTGTAATTGAGTTGAATTGTAAAATCGAAAAACAAATGGGATGCTCATAAGAGGCACCACGTGACATTAAGATAGGACTCTTGGAAACCCACCTGATGACTCTAACCAGCTCGTGGAAAGCCTGGTCTACATTCATTCGTACTTTAGCTGAGGCCTCCATGTATGTGACCTTTAGTTGTCTGGCTAACTGTTGTCCCTCCTCCTGGGTAACCTGGGAACGGGCATTGCAATACTGAAGCATTAGTATCTCTGCATGCTAGCAACACTGAGAAATACATTCATTAAGAAAGATCTAGATTAGACATTTTCTGTAGCGTTTGAATTAAGCATGCCTCCGTTTAAGCCACAAATCATATAAGCTGCGTAACTATAAAATATTCATTAGCATTATAAAATCTAACACAAATACAACAATATTCACAATAAAAGCATTTGCTTCAATTATCCTTACACACCTGCAATACATTTCTCGCCACCGGATGGCACTATGGACCCACCCAAGACCGCAAGCTACAGCTGCAAAGCTATAAAGGCTGCCCATGAGCTTTCTTTATCATCTTCATTCTTCTTTTCATCACAGCCTTCAATCTCAACACCATTCTGGGGCATTATGTTTTCACAAAACTCTTTTCACTTAACGGCTTTCCCTATGTTTCAATTTGTACTTCTTAGATATAAGTACTTCTTAGATATAATTACTTGTCTACAACATCTGTCCATTTCCCTCGAAATAAGTGGTTTTATGATCAAACCACTGAGGGGGGATTGTGACTTACTTGTCTCTGTGGATCAAGATCTGCTTTGTTTCCTACAAGGATCATGGGGAACTCATCCCGGTCTTTCACTCGAAGAATTTGTCTTTGGAATTTGTAGATTTCTTCAAAactgtaaaaataataataatagtgtttACATTTAATGCCAAGTCACACAGTTGGGGCCAACCTTATTGTGTGACGACATTTGAACAAGCGTCTGACACTCTTTGAGGgtttaaatatgtgtgtgtgtgtgtgtgtgtgtgtgtgtgtgtgtgtgtgtgtgtgtgtgtgtgtgtgtgtgtgtgtgtgtgtttgtgtgtggttgaatgcatatgtaagtgtgcgcgtgtatgtatgtgtgtggtagaatgtgtatgtaagtgtgtgtgtgtgtgtgtgtgtttggtgaacATCAAGACCTCCAAGGAATGCATTCTCCTCCCAACCTGAATCCCTTTTGTCATTCAGccctgcgtcccccccccccagcctccatcacccccccccttccagccTCTGTTACTAAGCAGATGAGGTCAGCACTGCACTGAATGAACTGAGCTGAACTGCAGAGAGAGGACCTAAACGGGAGGAACTCCTGTTCTcacaaagagaaacacacactgcTAGAACAGTGCAGTCGCAGTGTGTTCAGAAGCTATGTCGATTCTTTGGTGTACGCAGAGTGCGCTCAGTATTTGGCTCAAGCTACGACGTCGAAGTACAACTTGTATCTGTTTGAGCTTAAACAGCATGCATTATAGCCGATCCGTCCCGCCCACCACAAACGAGAGAGTGCGAATAGTAAATCCTGAAAGACGCAAGTAATATAAATGGAGGAAGGGAACACTGTTTACAACATAAACACAAGAGGGGGCACTAGAGTGGGGGCAGGGCTCTGCAGCTTGCTGCATGCTTGGCAGAGCCACAATGAACAGAGAAAATAGGTGGAATGGAAATGCCTGACTATGCCATGCAGGCAAAATACCACACACGTTACatcaaaccagtatccactgtGTGAGATGTGATGTGATGCATTGAAATACGGGAAGAATGGTGCGACATTCGTCATCCTATTTAAACGGATCATCCAATTAGTTTTGATGGATGCCCAATATCATATTTTTGTGAATCAATTTGAAAACGAGAAAGGGAGCTATTCTTAAACTTTCAAGACAAGGGACTGGAGAGAGGAAGTGTTGAGAACAAAAGAGAACGACAGCAGAACCGCAGCGTATGGCTGCCGGAAGTATCACAGAAACGAATTGAGTTTTATTATGACGACCACGGAGTTCAACTAGCAACACAGTGTTTGGTAGGGAGAAACCTGCGTCCTTACGCAGAAACAGCATGTGTTGTGTTATTGACAgtgcatgagtgcatgtgtgcgcgtgcgtgtgcgtgtgcgtgtgtgtgtggtgtttatgTGAGTTGGTGTCACTCACCTTCCTCTGTCGGTGACGGAGAAGACCAGCAGGAAGCCCTCCCCTGTCCTCATGTATTGTTCTCGCATGGCTCCAAACTCTTCTTGGCCTGCAGTGTCcaggactacacacacacacacacacacacacacacacacacacacacacacacacacacacacacacacacacacacacacacacacacacacacacacacacacacacacaaaaacgttgGTGCTTGAAGATAGTTTCAGGGGGCTTGTTCTAGCAAGCCCACAGTTATTCAAGTAAAGCACTGTCAAAATAGAGCCGAGCAGCATCCAAGACGGTTCAGTGTTCACTATGTTTGCTCAGAACAAGTGCACTTACTGTCAAGTCTGGCTGCCCTCTCGTCGATCACACACTGCTTGGTGTAGGAGTCTTCAATCGTGGGGTCATAGTCTGTGACAAAGTAGGACTAGAGGACACAGCAGGGGAAGAAACAAAGAGGGAAGCGGAAAAAGGAGAACaagggagtagagagagagaactgtgaATATGTCTGAAGCAGTCAAAACTAATGTATGTCGCGGCTCTGGTTCATTGTGAtggacacacagtcacaaacgcATGACTCGTTTGAAAGCCACATGATTAACAATTGAATAGGACTATGTTAACagatatgtgtgcgtgcgtgcgtgcgcgtgcgtgcgtgcgtgcgtgcgtgcgtgcgtgcgtgcgtgcgtgcgtgtgtgtgtgtgtgtgaatgatctACTTCTATAAAAGGCTAACATAACCAGGTAACCAGGCGCTTTATGCTTTTACCATGGGCCATTTTGCACATTTGCATCTAGAACCCATGTCCAAAAACAGATTGTACCTGGGTTTCAACAGCCCCTGTCATTCTCCCAGAGCTTTTCATTGTGGGCCAACATTGCGTCCTGATAGAGACAAGTTGCTAGGGTGGGgccgagggcggggggggggggggggggggagagggggagcaggaggaggagtcccACATTTTTCACATTTTTCTCATGTTTtgtagctccctctctctgctgggtCTAGTTAAGTGGTGACAGCTGAGCAGGGGGCTCACCAACACCCTTAAAAGCCAGGCCCACGCTGTTAACAGAGTAACTGGAtgacgatctctctctctctctctctctctctctctctctctctctctctctctctctctctctctctctctctctctctctctctctctctctctctctctctctctctctctctctctctctctctctctctctctctctctctctctctcattgccaAACTGTACCAACAATGCAAGCCAAGACGTTTGACAAAATACCACATGAGGGGATTAATGTTTCAAAATGCCTCATACCAGTATGAACATTTGTTACACCTTGACATTCCAATCAAAATAATCGATAACAGAATGTTACGTTGCTTTATTTATATTCTTCTTAACCGTCCTGTGTTCCCTCACTGCAAGGCATAACGCTGTCTCGGGACATATCTCATCTCTATGTAACTGCTACTCATCCACCCTACTGTGCACTGCGCTGCTGTTACTGTGCACTTGTCCTGCCTCTGTGTCTGCACTGCACAGGCTGAAAAACTGTGCCTGGTTTGGAAAGCCGGAGATGTGCTTTGCACCCCGTCATCAAcacagagagtgaaagaaatCCTGCTTGTTAGTGATCACAAACCCTCCTAAGTCCCATACAGCCAGAACCCTGATGCCCGCGGCTCCACCAGTGTTCTCCCTTCTTCCCCATCTGCTCCTTCTCCAAGGCGAGCAAGCACACCGCAAGCCTCCCGCTAGCCTGCAGCGCTGCCCTGTCCCTGCAAGCCCTCCGTGGACCGGAGAGATGCAGGCTAGCCCCATTCTCTCTGCTTTCACTGCTCCAGCCAGCGGGAGGAATGAGGCTGTATCTTCTGCACCGTACACATCATCAATGTGAAGCAGCACTGGCGCTATGAGGGGAGCTCTAGCTCTGGTCGGCTAGCCTGTGGCTAGCAGCTAGCAGCAGAATCTAGTCTGACTGAGTGACTGCATGAAGAATGACTCATGAAGGCTGTGCGGGAAACTGTGATACATAAATACTTGTTCGTAAATAGATCTGAACTgtatcgtcatcatcatcatcatcatcatcatcatcgccacCGTGTGCAGTTAACTGGCATTATAGCCAGAGGTGATTCAACTGGGAAAagctttatatttatatacctaGTTTGTGTAGTTACTTTATTGTATACAAATCTTTCTCTATCATCTCTAAGACAAGAGAACGCATTTCCTCTTGCACAATATTTTAAGCTAGGCCTACAGCCTGAAATTGTAATACCAGAGCAGAATTAACTTATGGATTTCCCTAAAATGttcatgacccctgaccctgacttAGCGATCAAGCCTTGGATAATGGACTGCATGCGTCTAGCACACCAAGGCCAGGGGGGGTCTGGGGAGCTTACAGAAACACACTGTGCATGAGACCCCCCACAAATAGTGTGCTTGAGCCTCAAAGGTTATCTCGTCGGTCCCTTATCACACATCCTTCAAATTATTTCCTTCTCGAGTGACTGAAGCCCTTCACACAGCTTCTAATAAACATCACTTCTTCGGCAGTGTCTTCAGAAACTTGACCATTGTCGTGTGGAGCACATTCCTGTGTTCAGGAGGATTAGGCGGGAGCTAAATCCTTAAGCCTGAGCACAATTGAAAACAACATTGTGTGCAACTGTGTTGTTGCCAAGATGCCTAATACAAGTGAGTCTGTGACCGTTCCATGTTCGGGTTTCAAGTACGCTACGTACCCGCTATGCTAGTAGGTAGTAAAACAATGGTGGGGGTCGggataagtaaaaaaaaaaaaaaaaaaaaaaaaaaaattaacggtTACAGGTTAGAGGTCGGGTAATGGTGGTAAGCAGGAAAAAGGAAGGGAGAAAAATGGTAAGCTGCACCATCACTCTTTCTCAGGCTTGCGAAGCAGCCCACTCTCATTTCCCAATTGTAtctggaggagaaaaaaaaaaatggaactgGGGAGGAAACTCCACCTCTGTACGGCTGGACATCTGCCAGCAGCCTCAGGGTGGCTATGATGTCATCGAAGACATGTTCCTCAACCCCACTTACCCGCTTCCCACTCCAAAGCCTGTCACTTCATTTCCTACTGGCATTCCAGCTATAcatctccacccctccacccacccacataCAGAAAGCTATGTTGCAGCAGGATAACATTACAGGCCTGTTCACAATGAGAAGAAGGTCAGCAAATGACTGTCAGCTGTAACACAGCTTTCTCTGATTGAACTGCTTCAAATGTGTGAAATATGCAATAGTTCTCTCAATGGTTGGCAAACAAATTGCTGAATTGCGAAAAACTGAAAAGGGAGTTATTGTTCATTTGTCATCCTTGGGTGGTGCAGAGTTCATTCAATCCAGCCATACGCAAGCACCTCCACACTCACACCAGGCCTCTGGAGTATGTAGGCTATCATCTGTAAAAAACTGAGCAAAATAGAACTTCTAATTTAGAGGTATTTAAAGGAAAAACATTTACGATTTTACATGCATAATTGTCTTTGAATTGCCAATATATGAACAGGTTGTAATTTATCTTAACAATTTGACCTACCTGCCTCTCTGTGACGTAGAACTGCCTGTGGGCAGATTTCTATAACATTGAACCCCAACGGTTTTGCTGGGAATAAAGAAGGAAGTGACGTCTATGCGTGCTTCAGAGTGCCATAGTATATGAAGAAGAGCTAGCCTTTAAACAGTGCGTACTATTATGTATTTAGTTTGTATTCATTTGTTCATATTGGATAGTCTGTTAGCATTATGAGTTCACTCGCACTCCAGTGCTCTCATTGTGCAAGCTCCAGCCTGCTGCAGTTCCCATACAGCCAAAGGGGGCAGTCAAGAGAGAAGTCTTCTGTTTCTTAAAAAAGAATACCTTAAATAGCGCCTTCCTTTAATGGTTGTATTCATATGGCCCAAAACATATGAAGAAAATTGGGGATGAGTTAAACCTTAGTATTAAGTATAACGTTTATGCTTTATTCTTTAAGAACCGTAAAGCTCTCTGATTCCTTTGTCTGCCTCGAGATTGGTACTCATGGTCATCGTCATGGTGTTCCACAAATTTGCTTGCCGTCCCAGGATTCCAAGCATCCTTCCAACGAGGTGAATGAACCGAATGAAAACCATTTCACTTGttgctttgtctgtctgtttacaaTTGCAGCATGGCAGTCTGCTCTTCATCAAAAAGAAAGCATAGCTAGGTGTTATGTGGGGAGGGCGAGCAGTTACCAGCAATGCACAACATGCACCCACTTCCTCTCCAAAAATGACTACaactatatgtgtgtatatatagagtGTGAGATCCTGCCTTATCACTGGCATGATCTCATTGTTAGGTTTCCTTTACAGTATGAACCCTTTGTCCAACTTAGTTGGTTTCATCCAAAAATATATTGGTTAGCCCTACAGAAAGTACACAATTAAAGCACAACCCCAGTATACAGGCTAGGCTACCGTAAGACTAATATATTATTCTAGAAATCAATGTTGTTTATGACCAGCTTCATTAAAGTAGTCTCAAAGGTATGCATGCCTTGGCTTAGCCAGCAATGTGTGCAGGATTGCAGAGTAAGCTAATATCAACATGGTGGTTCATTACCTCCCATAACGCTGTGCTCCATTGACCTTCTTTTGAGACCTTGATTTTAAGACCTCGACTTGAAATTCTTCAGTGCTGTTGAGTgttacttcttcttcttcagaatAACGGTGAACAGCCTATCAAATTTGCTTCCATAAGCTGATATTTCACACTGCTCTCTCCCTTCCATCTCCTTACTGCAGCTCCGCTTCCAAGTCCAGCCATAGGATGACAACCCATCTCTTTATTCTCTCCTAATAGAGACCAATCATCCTCTCTGGTCCCAGTTCTGCTGACAGACCAATATAGATTCTGGCTGGGACCCAAAGTCAACCATCGCAAGCTCGAGCGAAACACAACGTTTGTCCCTCATTGAGGGCACTTGAGGCTCCAAGCCGACAGATGTATATCAAATTGTCTCACTTTGGTCTGCCAATATCAAAAGCAATTTCAACTGGAGACACCTCATATGTAGACAAAAGCACTTGAGGTAAGGCCTTAATAAAGCAAGTGATGTGGTAATGATGACGCACACAACGGCCCGAGCGAAACTATTCCCTTAGGAATCTGGATATTACAGCAACAGCATAATTGCGAGTGATAGCAGAAAGACACAAATGCCTTTTTCTCGGATGGAAGGAAACAATAGGCCACAGTCTGAAAAGTATTAAGCTGCATACCATGAGGCATTGCAGAACTTAGATATGGCCTTAATAACCACAACGGAGCATAAAGGGTTGTGAACTTCAGAGAATCCTGTTTTAGAGCGGCGCTCTGTGAATGACACATGCTCCCGAGCCCCCGACTTTAAGCTGTCTCAGATGCCTCACTAACACTCTTTTAGATTCAGTAGTTGGGAGTAATGTACGCGGCCTGGGGGAACCATAGGGGGTGTTGTTTGCAGAGCTACAAACTCACTGCAAACCAGGATTTGTGCAGCCAGTCTAGATGTGTTAGATGTGTTTTGTCTTAGATGGAGTTCATGTAATGAACATGGATGGGCGGAAAATTTAATCGCAAAAACTTTCATAAAAATATAAGAAGCATTGGCAGACACTGAAGGACCTGTCGAATCGAAACCCAGACTTTTATTATATGttaaaccaccacacaatgTAAGTCGATTGCACATACTGAATGGGAAACTGCGATTGTCAACTGGGGAAAAAAATGATCTGAAATCCTATTTGTTATCCAAGTGTCATACATGAATTACTTCCTGTTCCTCAACCCCATTGGCCTGACCTCTGCTAAACCTCTGGGGCTGTCCGGACTCTCTGCAGCTGTCCATAATCAACCGTCACCCCACAAAATCATCCACTATCACAAAGTAATGTTAAACAGATGGACAGCTCCAATGGCTACTTAAGTTGCAAATTACCCTTTTGTTAAACTCAAATTTTGGTTTAAACAATGGGTTTAAGAGTGATGGCAAATATAACGGCTCTTTCcaggagaggcgagagagagaaagagaaagagaaagagaaagagagagagagagagagagagagagagagagagagagagagagagagagagagagagagagagagagagagagagagagagagagagagagagagagagagagagagagggaaggaacgggTTCCACTTCCTGTGGAAACGCCCACTTTTCCCATGAGCTCATGCAAACCAGTAAAGGTCAATTATTCAATACCTAGACAAAGGGAACACACAATGTGTCCACTGCCTTAAAGGACCCTGTAGGGACATTTTCTTCACCTCAATCAGGCTCCTTACccaataaatgcaataaaaatatTACATACATCAATAATTCATTACTGCATCCGACCAATATTTGAAAACAGACAAAAGGAATAAACACAACCTAATTACATGAAAAACAAAATAGTGTCAAGAATCGCTGTGATAGATGGTCAGGGGAAAGAGATGGCAAGGAACTGATACTGGTTGATGCTGATGAACTGTGTGATTTATACATCTTTGTTTAGTAAATCATGTTATAGAGGAGAACATGTCTATGCTTACTGGTGAAGTGTGAACTGATCAAAGAGTATCCTATAGGGGTTAAGTGAATAATGACAAATGAACCAATACATCATTAATTATCCATCtaacccttgttttttttatatatattctttttttatacctatttcaaaaatattaaaacagatTTATTAACAAACTTTTTCATGCTCATGGCAAATCCTTCAATT
This genomic window contains:
- the rras2 gene encoding ras-related protein R-Ras2, with the protein product MAGWKDGSVQEKYRLVVVGGGGVGKSALTIQFIQSYFVTDYDPTIEDSYTKQCVIDERAARLDILDTAGQEEFGAMREQYMRTGEGFLLVFSVTDRGSFEEIYKFQRQILRVKDRDEFPMILVGNKADLDPQRQVTQEEGQQLARQLKVTYMEASAKVRMNVDQAFHELVRVIRKFQEQECPPSPEPTRKEKDKSGCHCVIV